The Thomasclavelia ramosa DSM 1402 genome includes a region encoding these proteins:
- the ftsH gene encoding ATP-dependent zinc metalloprotease FtsH, with product MSNKNGLLKSILPWVVLLFLIGGLVTYMNQGNSKEIKYSEFVEVVQDEKIKEVEIVPSSLVVDVSGKYTKKVDGKSTEYEFTTTIPNTEAEMQSLTGLLNEKGIETTIVDANDRGVFMKVIISILPYVLLLGGMFFIFKMMGQGGGNAKAFDFGNSRAKLEKNQTTRFADVAGADEEKEELKELVAFLKNPKKFAQMGARIPKGVLLVGPPGTGKTLLARAVSGEASVPYYSISGSEFVEMFVGVGAGRVRDMFKKAKQTAPCIIFIDEIDAVGRQRGTGMGGGHDEREQTLNQLLVEMDGFSGNEGIIILAATNRADVLDPALLRPGRFDRQIQVANPDKNARTEILKVHARNKKFAPDVDFSNIAQRTPGFSGAELENVLNEAALLAVREDHKVISMDDIDEAVDRVMGGPAKKSRKYSEKERRLVAYHEAGHAVLGLTLEAANKVQKVTIVPRGQAGGYNLMTPKEETYFQTKTQLEANIAGFMGGRVAEEIFFGDVSSGAHNDIEQATRIARMMVTELGMSELGPIKYDSEQGNVFLGRDYTQHNNSHSGQIAYEIDVQVRKIIDECYAQAKEIIEANKDKLVIIADALLEYETLAGEQIEALFNTGKMLDRHDGTVDSSSNDDSSNDSNASSTTTPSFDDADDLLDDMK from the coding sequence ATGAGTAATAAGAATGGATTATTAAAATCGATTCTTCCATGGGTAGTTCTATTATTCTTAATCGGTGGACTTGTTACCTATATGAATCAGGGTAATAGTAAAGAGATTAAGTATAGTGAATTCGTGGAAGTAGTCCAAGACGAAAAAATTAAGGAAGTAGAAATTGTTCCTTCAAGTTTAGTCGTTGATGTAAGTGGGAAGTATACAAAGAAAGTAGATGGTAAATCAACAGAGTATGAATTTACAACTACGATTCCTAATACTGAAGCTGAAATGCAATCATTAACTGGATTGTTAAATGAAAAGGGTATTGAAACTACGATTGTTGATGCTAATGATCGTGGTGTATTTATGAAGGTCATTATTAGTATTTTACCATATGTATTATTACTTGGAGGAATGTTCTTTATCTTCAAGATGATGGGTCAAGGTGGCGGAAATGCTAAAGCCTTTGATTTTGGTAACTCTAGAGCTAAGTTAGAAAAAAACCAAACAACTAGATTTGCTGACGTAGCTGGTGCTGATGAAGAAAAAGAGGAATTAAAAGAATTAGTAGCATTCTTGAAAAATCCGAAAAAGTTCGCTCAAATGGGGGCTCGTATTCCAAAAGGGGTATTACTTGTGGGGCCACCAGGTACTGGTAAAACTTTATTAGCAAGAGCCGTTTCTGGTGAGGCTAGTGTGCCTTATTATTCAATTTCTGGTTCAGAATTCGTAGAAATGTTCGTTGGTGTCGGTGCTGGTCGTGTTCGTGATATGTTCAAAAAGGCCAAACAAACTGCGCCATGTATTATCTTTATCGATGAAATTGATGCTGTTGGGCGTCAAAGAGGTACTGGTATGGGTGGTGGACACGATGAACGTGAACAAACTCTTAACCAATTGTTAGTTGAGATGGATGGATTTAGTGGTAATGAAGGGATCATCATTTTAGCGGCAACAAACCGTGCTGATGTATTAGATCCAGCATTATTACGACCAGGTCGTTTTGACCGTCAAATTCAGGTAGCTAATCCTGATAAGAATGCTCGTACTGAAATCTTAAAAGTTCATGCGCGGAACAAAAAATTTGCTCCCGATGTAGATTTTAGTAATATAGCACAAAGAACTCCTGGATTCTCAGGGGCTGAACTAGAAAATGTTTTAAATGAAGCTGCTTTATTAGCAGTTCGTGAAGATCACAAAGTAATCTCAATGGATGATATTGATGAAGCAGTTGACCGTGTTATGGGTGGACCTGCGAAAAAATCTCGTAAATATAGTGAAAAAGAACGCCGTCTAGTTGCATACCATGAAGCTGGACATGCTGTGTTAGGTTTAACTTTAGAAGCTGCCAACAAAGTTCAAAAAGTAACTATTGTGCCACGTGGCCAAGCTGGGGGTTATAACTTAATGACGCCTAAAGAAGAAACATATTTCCAAACTAAGACTCAATTAGAAGCTAATATTGCTGGATTTATGGGTGGTCGTGTAGCTGAAGAAATTTTCTTTGGTGATGTAAGTTCCGGTGCTCATAACGATATTGAACAAGCAACTAGAATTGCAAGAATGATGGTTACTGAATTGGGAATGTCAGAACTTGGTCCAATCAAATATGATTCTGAACAAGGAAATGTTTTCTTGGGACGCGACTATACACAACACAATAATTCTCATTCTGGGCAAATTGCTTATGAAATTGATGTTCAAGTTCGTAAGATCATCGATGAATGCTATGCACAGGCAAAAGAAATTATTGAGGCTAATAAAGATAAATTAGTAATTATTGCTGATGCTTTATTAGAATATGAAACATTAGCTGGTGAACAAATTGAAGCATTATTTAATACAGGTAAGATGTTAGATCGTCATGATGGAACAGTTGATAGTAGCTCTAATGATGATTCATCAAATGATTCTAATGCTTCAAGTACAACAACACCATCGTTTGATGATGCTGATGATCTATTAGATGATATGAAATAA
- the folD gene encoding bifunctional methylenetetrahydrofolate dehydrogenase/methenyltetrahydrofolate cyclohydrolase FolD, with translation MIISGKEISVKIKDQLKEEVSKIKETYPRLPKLVVILVGDNQASQTYVRNKERGCQYIGIESEILRHDASFSEIELLQEINDLNNDDTVDGILVQLPLPQHINEEKVLDAIVPSKDVDGFHPENVAKLFLGQHSLVPCTPKGMMVLLEEINYDLAGKEVVIVGRSNIVGKPVALLCLQKNATVTIAHSQTKDLKAVCSRADVLIAAIGKPKFFNHEYVKDGAVVLDVGINRDENNKLCGDVDFDDVKDKVSAITPVPGGIGPMTITMLMKNTIEAFYHRNGD, from the coding sequence GTGATTATTAGTGGTAAAGAAATATCTGTAAAAATAAAGGATCAATTAAAGGAAGAAGTAAGTAAGATAAAAGAAACATATCCACGTCTACCTAAGTTGGTTGTAATACTAGTAGGGGATAATCAAGCTAGTCAGACATATGTTAGGAACAAAGAAAGAGGTTGTCAGTATATTGGGATTGAATCAGAAATCTTGAGACATGATGCATCTTTTAGTGAAATCGAATTATTACAAGAAATTAATGATTTAAATAATGATGATACTGTTGATGGAATTTTAGTGCAATTACCATTGCCACAGCATATTAATGAAGAAAAAGTTTTAGATGCGATTGTTCCTAGTAAAGATGTTGATGGTTTTCATCCCGAAAATGTGGCTAAATTATTTTTAGGACAACATAGTTTGGTTCCTTGTACACCAAAAGGGATGATGGTTTTATTAGAAGAAATTAATTATGATTTGGCGGGTAAAGAAGTAGTAATTGTTGGGCGCAGTAATATTGTTGGTAAGCCGGTAGCCTTATTGTGCTTACAAAAAAATGCAACTGTTACAATTGCACATAGTCAGACAAAAGATTTAAAGGCAGTTTGTTCACGTGCTGATGTACTTATTGCAGCAATAGGGAAACCGAAATTCTTTAATCACGAGTATGTTAAAGATGGTGCAGTAGTATTAGATGTAGGAATTAATCGTGATGAAAATAACAAATTATGCGGTGATGTTGATTTTGATGATGTTAAAGACAAAGTGTCAGCAATTACTCCAGTTCCAGGGGGAATTGGACCAATGACGATTACAATGTTAATGAAAAATACAATTGAAGCTTTTTATCATAGAAATGGTGACTAA
- a CDS encoding DUF951 domain-containing protein, with amino-acid sequence MVTNMEYKLNDIVEMKKAHPCKKSTQWQIIRMGADIKIKCLGCGAIVMFPRREFEKKLKKIIE; translated from the coding sequence ATGGTGACTAATATGGAATATAAATTAAATGATATTGTTGAAATGAAGAAGGCTCATCCATGCAAAAAGTCAACACAATGGCAAATTATTAGAATGGGTGCAGATATTAAAATTAAATGTTTGGGATGCGGAGCGATTGTAATGTTCCCACGCCGTGAATTTGAAAAAAAATTAAAGAAGATAATTGAGTAG
- a CDS encoding glycoside hydrolase family 125 protein, with amino-acid sequence MTIKELLEQADTVLKDEKLREMFKRCFLSTLETSVKREGDKTYIITGDINAMWLRDSSCQVNHYLKYTHNDSELQSIIKGLIKAQVEYVLWDPYANAFLNTEDVEREYHDTTIMKPYVWERKYELDSLCYPVKLSYQYYKETGDKSIFDQQYLHFIRTLLNVFECEQNHSQNSSYTFEREEAKKWNLRKTETLQNKGRGFETRYTGMIWSAFRPSDDACTFNYNIPGNMFCSVVLGYLKEIVELVYQDEYLQERIVDLKFQIDYGIELFGIVRHPKYGKIYAYETDGYGNHVLMDDANVPSLLSIPYLGFADANDEIYKNTRAFILSKENPYYFEGNRAKGIGSPHTWSEYIWPIALSMQGLTSLLQHEREALIQTIIDNTGGTGYCHESFDVNDDTQFTRPWFCWADSLFAELVIKTYFE; translated from the coding sequence ATGACGATTAAGGAATTATTGGAACAAGCTGATACAGTATTGAAAGATGAAAAGTTACGCGAAATGTTTAAACGGTGCTTTTTGTCTACGCTAGAAACAAGTGTTAAACGAGAAGGTGATAAGACTTATATTATTACCGGAGATATTAATGCAATGTGGTTACGTGATTCAAGCTGTCAAGTTAATCATTATTTAAAATATACTCATAATGATAGTGAATTACAGTCAATAATCAAAGGATTAATTAAAGCTCAAGTTGAATATGTTTTGTGGGATCCTTATGCAAATGCATTTTTAAATACAGAAGATGTTGAAAGGGAATATCATGATACGACTATTATGAAGCCGTATGTCTGGGAGCGAAAGTATGAATTGGATTCATTATGTTATCCGGTAAAATTAAGTTATCAATATTATAAAGAAACTGGTGATAAAAGTATTTTTGATCAACAGTATTTACATTTTATTAGAACTCTTTTAAATGTTTTTGAATGTGAACAAAATCATAGTCAAAATTCATCATATACGTTTGAACGAGAAGAAGCAAAAAAATGGAATTTAAGAAAAACCGAAACCCTCCAAAATAAAGGACGTGGTTTTGAAACACGTTATACCGGAATGATTTGGAGCGCATTTAGGCCAAGTGATGATGCATGTACTTTTAATTATAATATTCCTGGCAATATGTTTTGCAGTGTTGTTCTGGGATATCTCAAGGAAATTGTGGAATTAGTGTATCAGGATGAATATCTTCAAGAGCGAATTGTTGATTTGAAATTTCAAATTGATTATGGTATTGAATTATTCGGTATTGTTAGACACCCTAAATATGGGAAAATATATGCCTATGAAACAGACGGTTATGGGAATCATGTATTAATGGATGATGCCAATGTACCAAGTTTATTGTCAATTCCATATTTAGGATTTGCGGATGCTAATGATGAAATTTACAAAAATACACGAGCGTTTATTTTAAGTAAAGAGAATCCATATTATTTTGAGGGGAACAGGGCAAAGGGAATTGGATCGCCACATACCTGGTCTGAATATATATGGCCGATTGCGCTATCTATGCAAGGATTAACAAGTTTATTACAGCATGAAAGAGAAGCATTGATCCAGACTATTATTGATAATACCGGAGGTACTGGATATTGTCATGAAAGTTTTGATGTAAATGATGATACTCAGTTTACAAGACCATGGTTCTGCTGGGCTGATTCTTTATTTGCGGAGCTTGTAATCAAAACTTATTTTGAATAA
- a CDS encoding DEAD/DEAH box helicase — protein sequence MKFSELELIEPLLNAVKEMKYDIPSPIQEQAIPAIISGRDIFGCAKTGTGKTAAFALPILQKLYLRDESEKYPRTIKALILAPTRELAIQINETFEAMNPQVNLKSAVIFGGVRQGSQVTKINRGIDVLIATPGRLIDLYNQGLVDLKHVEYLVLDEADRMLDMGFIKDIRKILRFIPRRHQTMLFSATLPDEIKHLVSDLLNDPLKIMISSGNVTVEKINQSLYFVDKVNKAKLLIKLLENPQIYNAIVFVRTKRNVDTLCKKLIKAQITCEGIHGDKSQNARVRALNNFKNDKVRVLVASDIAARGIDIDELTHVINFDLPDQAENYVHRIGRTARAGASGEAITFCSFQEKALLKDIQKFINQDIPVVDNPYYPMKDLSIPEKKHKSKKKGETQKSRDKAKHLKQGQKKSSVRTNNIKKNSKTKRSNFKRRRP from the coding sequence ATGAAATTTAGTGAATTAGAATTAATTGAACCATTATTAAATGCAGTAAAAGAAATGAAATATGATATCCCCTCACCGATTCAAGAACAGGCAATTCCAGCAATTATTTCGGGAAGAGATATTTTTGGATGTGCCAAGACTGGAACAGGGAAAACAGCAGCTTTTGCTTTACCGATTTTACAAAAATTATATTTACGTGATGAAAGCGAAAAGTATCCACGAACTATTAAAGCACTGATTTTGGCTCCGACTCGTGAATTAGCAATTCAAATCAATGAGACTTTTGAGGCAATGAATCCGCAGGTTAATTTAAAATCAGCAGTTATCTTTGGTGGGGTTCGTCAGGGTAGTCAGGTTACTAAAATTAATCGTGGGATCGACGTGCTGATTGCCACGCCAGGAAGACTGATTGATCTTTATAATCAAGGATTGGTGGATTTAAAACATGTAGAATACTTAGTTTTAGATGAAGCAGATCGTATGTTGGATATGGGATTTATTAAAGATATTCGTAAGATCTTAAGATTTATTCCTCGTCGTCATCAAACTATGTTATTTTCAGCAACCTTACCTGATGAAATTAAACACCTGGTTAGTGATCTACTGAATGACCCGCTTAAAATCATGATAAGCAGTGGTAATGTTACAGTAGAAAAAATTAATCAATCGCTATACTTTGTTGATAAAGTAAATAAAGCTAAGTTATTGATCAAGTTATTAGAAAATCCTCAAATATATAATGCAATTGTTTTTGTTAGGACAAAAAGAAATGTGGATACTTTATGTAAGAAACTAATTAAGGCGCAAATAACTTGTGAGGGAATCCATGGTGATAAATCTCAAAATGCACGTGTTCGAGCATTAAATAACTTCAAAAATGATAAAGTTCGAGTTCTTGTTGCTAGTGATATTGCTGCTCGAGGGATCGATATTGATGAATTAACACATGTTATTAATTTTGATTTACCTGATCAAGCAGAAAATTATGTTCATCGGATCGGCCGAACTGCTCGTGCTGGAGCATCGGGAGAAGCAATTACATTTTGTAGTTTTCAAGAAAAGGCATTATTAAAAGATATTCAAAAATTTATTAACCAAGATATTCCGGTGGTGGATAACCCTTATTACCCAATGAAAGATTTATCAATACCAGAAAAGAAACATAAAAGTAAAAAAAAGGGTGAAACACAAAAATCACGTGATAAAGCTAAGCACTTGAAACAAGGACAAAAAAAGTCATCAGTAAGAACAAATAACATAAAAAAGAATAGTAAGACAAAAAGAAGTAATTTTAAAAGAAGGCGTCCTTAA
- the dusB gene encoding tRNA dihydrouridine synthase DusB → MFKIGNVEIENPVVMAPMAGITNMAFRKIIKDFGAGLVYSEMVSDKALCYGNAKTIEMLQVDDGEHPVSIQLFGGEVETMVQAAKYIDKHSNCDIIDINMGCPVNKVLKADAGSKLLLYPDKIYEIVKGVVDNVTKPVTVKIRSGFDKEHINAIEVAQLIEKAGASAIAIHGRTRSQMYEGHADWEIIRQVKEAVKIPVIGNGDIKSVEDAKRMLEETKVDAVMIGRAALGNPWLIKQVVESLKTGETISEPTYQEKITQCLAHARRLMEIEPEKVAMFQMRGHAPWYIKGLKSSARVKNELSKINTFEELEIILKEYQEYLDQLD, encoded by the coding sequence ATGTTTAAAATAGGAAATGTAGAAATAGAAAATCCAGTAGTAATGGCACCAATGGCAGGGATTACTAATATGGCTTTTCGTAAAATTATTAAAGATTTTGGTGCCGGACTTGTCTATTCGGAAATGGTTAGTGATAAAGCGCTATGTTATGGAAATGCTAAAACAATAGAAATGTTACAAGTAGATGATGGCGAACATCCAGTTAGTATTCAGCTATTTGGCGGTGAAGTAGAAACAATGGTTCAAGCAGCCAAATATATCGATAAACATTCTAATTGTGACATTATTGATATTAATATGGGATGTCCAGTAAATAAGGTTTTAAAGGCCGATGCTGGTAGTAAATTATTATTATATCCTGATAAAATTTATGAGATTGTTAAAGGTGTCGTTGATAATGTAACTAAACCTGTTACAGTAAAAATACGTAGTGGTTTTGATAAAGAACATATTAATGCAATTGAGGTTGCTCAACTAATTGAGAAGGCTGGTGCTAGTGCTATTGCAATTCATGGTAGAACTCGTTCGCAAATGTATGAAGGTCATGCTGATTGGGAAATAATTCGTCAAGTCAAAGAAGCTGTGAAAATCCCAGTAATTGGCAATGGCGATATCAAGAGTGTTGAGGATGCTAAAAGAATGCTTGAAGAAACAAAAGTTGATGCAGTTATGATTGGTCGTGCGGCCTTAGGAAATCCATGGTTGATTAAACAGGTTGTAGAGTCTTTAAAAACTGGTGAAACAATTAGTGAACCTACTTATCAAGAAAAAATTACGCAGTGTTTAGCACACGCACGACGTTTAATGGAAATTGAACCAGAAAAGGTTGCTATGTTTCAAATGCGTGGCCATGCGCCATGGTATATCAAGGGATTAAAGTCTTCAGCTCGTGTGAAAAATGAATTATCTAAGATTAATACTTTTGAAGAACTTGAAATTATTTTGAAAGAGTATCAAGAATATTTAGATCAGTTGGACTAA
- the hpt gene encoding hypoxanthine phosphoribosyltransferase, with product MDSFKDLLKMQELYILGVSGGCDSMALLDMMNQAGYQIIVCHVNYHLREDSDLDQQTVEAYCHRYDLPCYVREIDKQVYGPDNFQDQARRLRYQFYLEIGMKYQTQKVVLAHHQNDVIENIVMQLQRHNTKGYLGIQEISEVFGVTVIRPCLAVRKQFLRDYCHGHNVEYRDDYTNFQTEFTRDYVRNVTLKDYDEEKIEKLLKWAQEHNQRYASKLKQLQIYLDLYHQKNKIDYTCIPKELLDGFIYEILKEVVYPPLISNALIKEIIKQIKSNKPNINMDLPVNIRFIKEYDNICVSNLKNNHSYCLKYEHLVYDKHEHFYLSEVGHLNEGVYVSKEDFPITIRSARPGDVIVTAGGTKKVSRLFIDNKIPKSKRDTWPIVENSQGMIILVPHLAKNIGYLYSKPNIYVVKLETYTTRSEIMHKDIKEILISGDQISAKCKELGAIIDKDYEGKEVLLVGLLKGSVPFMAELSKYLNTDVTFDYMNVSSYEGVESKTLVVKQDLKEDVSGKNVLIVEDILDTGKTLFNVKEMLLKRKANSVKIVTMLDKEEGRVFEMKADYVGFKIPNAFVVGYGLDFNERYRQLPYVGILKEDCYK from the coding sequence ATGGATAGTTTTAAAGATTTGCTGAAAATGCAGGAGCTGTATATCCTTGGGGTATCAGGGGGCTGTGATTCGATGGCATTATTAGACATGATGAATCAAGCTGGTTACCAAATAATCGTATGTCACGTCAATTATCATTTACGCGAAGATAGTGACCTAGATCAACAGACAGTTGAAGCATATTGTCACCGATATGATTTGCCTTGTTATGTTCGAGAAATTGATAAACAAGTTTACGGACCGGATAATTTCCAAGATCAAGCTCGGCGGCTACGCTATCAATTTTATTTAGAAATTGGAATGAAATATCAAACCCAAAAGGTGGTTTTGGCCCACCATCAAAATGATGTTATTGAAAATATTGTAATGCAGTTACAGCGCCATAACACTAAGGGATATCTGGGAATCCAAGAAATCAGTGAAGTATTTGGAGTAACTGTAATTAGACCGTGCTTAGCGGTACGAAAACAGTTTTTAAGAGACTATTGTCATGGTCATAATGTTGAATATCGTGATGATTATACAAATTTTCAAACTGAGTTTACTCGTGATTATGTTCGAAATGTTACTTTGAAAGATTATGATGAAGAAAAAATAGAGAAATTACTTAAGTGGGCACAAGAACATAATCAAAGATATGCTAGTAAGCTAAAACAATTACAAATTTATCTTGATTTATATCATCAAAAAAATAAAATTGATTATACTTGTATTCCTAAAGAGCTGTTAGATGGATTTATTTATGAAATTTTAAAAGAAGTTGTTTATCCCCCTTTGATCAGCAATGCTTTGATTAAAGAAATTATTAAACAAATAAAAAGTAATAAGCCAAATATTAATATGGATTTGCCTGTTAATATTAGGTTCATAAAAGAGTATGATAATATATGTGTTTCTAATTTGAAAAATAACCATAGCTATTGTTTAAAATATGAACATTTAGTTTATGATAAGCATGAGCACTTTTATTTAAGTGAAGTAGGTCATTTAAATGAAGGCGTCTATGTGAGTAAAGAAGATTTCCCAATTACGATTAGATCGGCACGTCCTGGTGATGTTATTGTTACTGCTGGTGGAACAAAAAAGGTTTCGCGATTGTTTATTGACAATAAAATTCCTAAAAGTAAGCGGGATACTTGGCCAATTGTTGAAAATAGCCAAGGAATGATAATTCTTGTGCCACATCTTGCAAAAAATATTGGGTATTTATATTCAAAACCCAATATATATGTGGTAAAATTAGAAACATATACGACTAGGAGTGAGATAATGCATAAGGATATAAAAGAAATTTTGATCAGTGGAGATCAAATTAGTGCTAAATGTAAAGAATTAGGGGCAATCATTGATAAAGACTATGAGGGGAAAGAAGTCCTATTAGTTGGTTTATTAAAAGGTTCAGTCCCTTTTATGGCGGAGTTATCAAAATATTTAAATACTGATGTTACTTTCGACTATATGAATGTAAGTAGTTATGAGGGTGTTGAATCCAAGACATTAGTTGTTAAGCAAGATTTAAAGGAAGATGTCAGTGGTAAAAATGTCTTGATCGTTGAAGATATTTTAGATACTGGAAAGACGTTATTTAATGTTAAAGAGATGCTATTAAAACGTAAAGCCAATAGTGTTAAAATTGTCACTATGTTAGATAAAGAAGAGGGTCGGGTTTTTGAAATGAAGGCCGATTATGTGGGATTTAAAATCCCTAATGCTTTTGTAGTAGGCTATGGACTTGACTTTAATGAAAGATATCGTCAATTGCCATATGTTGGAATATTAAAAGAAGATTGTTATAAGTAA
- a CDS encoding DUF1307 domain-containing protein, producing the protein MKKLLSVMLLALLLTGCGGEEKTTTICKGNIDEMTAAEVTIEATGDKTDVMKSTVTYDFTGYVTESTPIDTYWLPKVKSINVDYDSLKGGSAKYTVDGEKIILKIELDYGEADFDELKKAKLVTTTDSDKKIVYISLEETIKEQEKGGLTCKEK; encoded by the coding sequence ATGAAAAAACTATTAAGTGTAATGTTACTGGCATTGCTATTAACAGGATGTGGTGGAGAAGAAAAAACCACTACTATTTGTAAAGGAAATATTGATGAAATGACAGCAGCTGAAGTTACGATCGAAGCAACTGGTGATAAAACTGATGTCATGAAAAGTACAGTTACTTATGATTTTACTGGTTATGTAACTGAAAGTACACCAATTGATACTTATTGGCTTCCTAAAGTGAAATCTATTAATGTTGATTATGATTCATTAAAAGGTGGTTCAGCTAAATATACTGTAGATGGTGAAAAAATTATTCTTAAAATTGAATTAGATTATGGTGAAGCTGATTTTGATGAACTTAAAAAAGCTAAATTAGTTACAACTACTGATAGTGATAAGAAAATCGTGTATATTTCTTTAGAAGAAACAATTAAAGAACAAGAAAAAGGTGGACTTACTTGTAAAGAAAAATAA
- the hslO gene encoding Hsp33 family molecular chaperone HslO, translating into MKDYLVRGLVNSKNCRVFACKTTNLVDEARKHHNLWPTASAAIGRMMSATLMMAKMNKNQEKMTVVINGGGPIGTMMTVTNGDGNIKGFVANPEVHYTYNDTGKLAVGVAVGHEGTLQVIRDMGLKEPFTGSVPLQTGEIGDDFGYYFAVSEQTPSVVSVGVLVNDTNEVLASGGFIIQLLPEAIEEDIDYIEKVVAQCPPVSKLINEGKSPEEILKQLFDDVEITEKQDLFFKCDCSKEKMGKALITVGKDELQAMIDEDHGCELSCQFCNKKYQFSEEELKEIKNRL; encoded by the coding sequence ATGAAAGATTATTTAGTTAGAGGTTTAGTTAATAGTAAAAACTGTCGTGTTTTTGCTTGTAAAACGACTAATTTAGTAGATGAGGCTCGCAAACATCATAATTTATGGCCTACTGCTTCTGCAGCAATCGGGAGAATGATGTCAGCTACTTTGATGATGGCAAAAATGAACAAGAATCAAGAGAAAATGACAGTTGTGATCAATGGTGGCGGTCCAATTGGAACTATGATGACGGTTACTAATGGTGATGGAAATATTAAAGGATTCGTTGCTAACCCAGAAGTGCATTATACTTATAATGATACTGGTAAATTAGCAGTTGGTGTAGCAGTTGGACATGAAGGAACTTTACAAGTAATTCGTGATATGGGTTTAAAAGAACCGTTTACGGGATCAGTTCCACTACAAACTGGGGAAATAGGTGATGATTTTGGTTACTACTTTGCAGTTAGTGAACAAACTCCTTCAGTTGTATCGGTTGGGGTACTAGTAAATGATACTAATGAAGTGCTTGCTTCAGGTGGATTTATTATTCAATTATTACCTGAGGCTATTGAAGAAGATATTGATTATATCGAAAAAGTTGTCGCTCAATGTCCGCCGGTATCTAAGTTGATCAATGAAGGGAAAAGTCCTGAAGAGATATTAAAGCAGCTATTTGATGATGTGGAGATTACTGAAAAACAAGATTTGTTTTTCAAATGTGATTGTTCAAAAGAAAAAATGGGTAAGGCTTTGATTACAGTTGGTAAGGATGAGTTACAAGCGATGATTGATGAGGATCATGGTTGTGAATTAAGTTGCCAGTTTTGTAATAAAAAATATCAATTTAGTGAAGAAGAATTAAAAGAAATTAAAAATAGATTATAG